A single Mytilus trossulus isolate FHL-02 chromosome 12, PNRI_Mtr1.1.1.hap1, whole genome shotgun sequence DNA region contains:
- the LOC134692791 gene encoding uncharacterized protein LOC134692791, which yields MMFEYEDDVFTNSPKLNFDDNNNNTNGSFKFNEEDSMLALATEECMKTGTFLPLLKEELKCKILAKCHEEGKQLNIKAEQRVAAPKKKLQPDEEKKLEKRREQNRRAAKKFRERKRSDTDRLEQATTELEVLNHELRDEIRRLSTEYHELHVLLTSHSCVVDNTPSVYGELGT from the exons ATGATGTTCGAATACGAAGACGACGTTTTTACGAATTCTcccaaattaaattttgatgacAATAATAACAACacaaatggaagttttaaaTTTAACGAAGAGGATTCCATGCTAGCATTAGCTACAGAAGAATGCATGAAAACTGGAACTTTTTTGCCACTGTTGAAAGAAGAACTTAAATGTAAAATTCTGGCCAAATGTCACGAAGAGGGGAAACAGCTAAATATTAAAGCGGAACAAAGGGTAGCAGCTCCAAAGAAAAAg CTTCAACCAGACgaagaaaagaaattagaaaaacGGAGAGAACAAAACAGAAGAGCTGCGAAAAAGTTCCGGGAAAGAAAACGAAGTGATACTGACAGACTTGAACAG gCGACAACAGAATTAGAAGTGCTTAATCACGAATTACGAGATGAAATAAGAAGACTGTCTACAGAGTATCATGAATTGCATGTATTATTGACATCCCACTCATGCGTGGTAGATAATACACCTTCAGTGTACGGCGAATTGGGAACCTGA